One Tachysurus vachellii isolate PV-2020 chromosome 14, HZAU_Pvac_v1, whole genome shotgun sequence genomic window, TTTATGAATCCGACTTCTGTTGCTGTGTTTTGTTGCTCTTTTATACTACAGCAATCTGCCAACGCTAACCGATGTAACACTTTTTACTAGTATGTTGGTGTTCTATTCTGCCAGTCTTTCTATTCTTCAAGTCTTATATAAAATGAGTTAGGACACTGTAGGCTTTCAGTGGGAGATGTTTTTTCTCACTGTTGGGAatataaccttacacagaattttagcgATTGAAGGTACCGGCTTTGTATTTTAGATACTCATGAACAAGCATGTGGATTATATCAGCAaatagaaatgggtttgatatcaccatttacattcaagatagaaatatttatatggaaaaacaaaccatttggttattttggaacttttctatgaattgTGTATAATACATATTCTATGTATTATCCCTAGTAGTGCGTTTAgtaggctaaaaaaaaacacaaatttctgGTTGAAGATAATGCTTTCAAATATTAGACATTTATGAACAAGAGCTTATGGCAtcacagagaacagaaatgggtttgatgtcAAGATTTACTTTAATGAtagaaatatttgtaaaaaaaaaaacaaaacaaaaaaacgtatCTTATATGTAGGctaggaaaaaaacagaaatacttctgaaaaactacaaattcttaatgTGCTGAGTGTTTAATTACATTTGAGCCATTATTCAGCACTGTGGAGTGTggcatgacaaagaaattcagtcCTGACAACAAAATGTACCtctcataaaaataatattcctttgtatttgtttattctgtaaCATTTAATGTTGCAGAACATCATTATAACAGCTTGAAAATTGTTCCCTCGTCAGAagctctttttgtctctctcttaaaatgaataaggCAGAAATATTAGCTTTGTAGTGGAAAATGCAAAGTCCATCctcctgaagactttccagtGGTGTAAAACTTTGttacacattcatttttttcttactgtCACAAATCACAGATACTCAAAACTGCTAGcaatgatgataaataaatgcctTATTACATAAAAAGACAATATcaataattacacattttaataaatttaggCAGAACGTCCATCATATAAGTCTCTGACACTGTCCTTCATATAAGTTGctgttattataaaaatgcaTCTTAAAATCCATCTTTTATTTGTCTTGCAGCCTGAAATGAGCCAAACAGCTGTAACAGATAATCAACAatttctgactaatcagaattgagaattcatgACTTATGTGATTTTCATAACCATGCAACCACGGCTCATGACATGAGTTGACCATCAGATACCTCCGGACTCCTGAAGGACAACTTTGAAGCCAAAAGTTATAACCATTAAATATGTCTGTCTACAATCTATATAGGGTATCTTTTTAACCTAAAACATCATTATTTAccattaataaaaacactgtttcCTAATGGGATTAAAATGCATGCTAGTTGTGACTAGTGGTCTCTGATGGTGAGCTTGTGGTAAAAGGCTGTGGCTTTGTTGATTCAATGGATCTAATCGATATTCAGGTCTGTCtttcatttctgtctgtcttaaaGGAAACAGAAATTGAATcatcttacagtatattataatcattatcCTATATTTCTGTCCAGAGGATGGTGAGGCTTTCATATCAATGACTTTCTCTCAGCCTGTGGACTTCACATACGAGATTTCCCAGAAGCACAATGGGGAACACAAGGAGCTGAGCACTTCTATGGGTCTACTCACCGTCACACAGAACAGCATGAAGCTCCAACTGATGCCGGCAACTTCAGGAACATTTGAGATCATGCTGTTTGCACGGCCAGGACATACTTCTGAAAAGTACACCTGGGTGTGTTCCTTTCTACTGGAGTGCAGTGTGCCTAAGGCTTCAGAGTATCGCCCTGAGAACCCGTACCTGTACTGGGGAATGACACAAGATGCTGAAGATCTGGGATTGAAACCATGCAGTGGTAGTGAGgctattttaattaaatcaggGTCATACGAACTAATGTTGCACACTAGCAGGCCACTTATGATGCTGTGTGAAATAAGTCATAAGGATTTGGATGACACGCTGGCTAAAAGATGTGTGGTCACTCAAATTGAAGCAGATAAACTTACCTGTAGTGTTCTTTGTCCATACACTGGTTTTTACAGACTCTCTATATTTGTCAAGGACTACAAAAGTGATTGGAACAGATTCCAGAATGTAGGGAACTTTCTTCTGCACTGCATCGCCAACCCAATCAACTTAAATCAGCTTTTCCCTCCAGATCTCAGCTACTTTTGTGGCCCTGGGATCAGGTCTGATGAAGCTGGCCTATCAAAGTTCAGCCACACAGCACCAATAGTGAACACACAGCAGGGAAAATGTAACATTACCTTCCAGAACCCACAAAATCTGGACCTTCTTGCCATTTTAATACATAGCAAAGAACAGTCTGGACACCCCCTTTCTCAGCATGTCTTCTTCACCCACAATGGCAGTAAGGTCACTCTCAGTGTGGTCCTGCCCAAGCCAGGAGTTTACAAGCTGAGTCTTTATGGAAAGACTCCATCCAGCCAGGAATTTAATCTTCTGTGTGATTTCATCCTTCAGAACAGCTCAGAGAGTACATGGCCCCCATTTCCATACACCTACACAGCCTGGAGGAAGGGCAGTGTGCTGTTTGAGCCACGCTCGGGCCTGCTTGAACCTCTGTGCTGGGTTCAGTTCCGTGTCCGTGTTCCTGGGGCTCGCAGAGTCATCGTGCTGGGTGAGCAACAAGTGGATCTGCAGATAAATAAAAGTCACATTTGGGAAGGAGAGGTGTTCACAGGGAAGATGGAACAGATCAAACTCGCAGCCAGTCAGGAGGAAACATCTGATCAGATAGAGATCCTGATGTGCTTTGATgtgttaaaaacacaaaatgagaTGTAAAAAAAGGCCAGGATAGGTGCATTGTAAGGCACGTCCAGGGTCCAAGGTTCGATCCTGATGGATTCAGAGTGTATTTCCACCTTGCACCCAGATTCCCAGGACAGTCTCTGAACAACTCTCATCAGGATGATGTAATTACAGAAAACTGCATGCTGAAAAGTTCAATTCAATCTaggattaattaaaaaatatactgtagtgaTCGTGACTGATAAACATTAATTGTAAGAATTTACAAAAAGCTCTGGCAgctttcatgtttgttttgaatttttatgaAACTTTTGTCATAATTTTCTTCAGGGTGCTCAAGAGATTCTGTACATttcaatgtgtaaatgtgtttttcagaaatggcacaaaaaaaaaagctttctacCTATTAGAAATCTGACTGTGTTAGGACACTAAAAGAAATCATGCAAAATGTAGTGCTTAGGTACACTTGAGTCAGAATGAAGCTTTTAAACCTATTAATTGTAAGAAATTCCAAATAAAGAGCATGTTTAAATTTcaagcatcatcatcatgttttaaataaagtgctttccCTGTAAAAGTATTTATTCTGTATAATAATGGTGTGAAAACCCATGTACCAATCTATGCTTTTAATTAACTAGCATAATTCATAGaatcttttttgctttttaccatcaaggctttttttaatttttttttttgcatatgaaTACAAAAGCTCTGCATCAGCAATCAGCACTTCAGCTCCGAGTCGCTCTGGTAATCAGCAACAGTACAGGAGCAAGGCCATGCTctcatacacactatatatcAAATGTCACAGCAACACATTAACCTAGCTGCTTATGCAAGCCAGCAAATGCTGTGTGTTCTCACTGTCTTTGACACACACGCTATTTTTACACTGCCAAGAACGATAACGATTGTTTAGTCCCCCTGAAGTTACAAAGACCACACAGCTAGGTTTCTGTTTGGCTAAAACATTGACAGTAGCtctgttgtttatttcttgACACTCTTTCTTGGCTGATTAGCATTCCTGTCTCGCTCTGTGAGCGGCTGATAATGAGGGTTAACCATATGCTGGTGAATGTCAGGGTTGCCGTGTTTCAGTGAAATAGGCAGCCCAACTAAATCTAACAATGCAAAATGAAAGGATGGTGGTTTATAACAGAACAATGGCAAAATAATGTAAAGTTTGTTCATTGTTAGTTGAAACAATGAAACAGTAGTTCAAACAATGGCTGATTATTTGCCTTGAAATAAAATCTTAGCAGCTGTCaattttgtgtaaataaagacCCTGGCAACTCACATTGAATGTATAGTATGTTGGCAATATATCAAGAATAGATCAGATCACTTGACGAAAGTTCAGATACCCAACCGAGATATTTTTAGcagtgaactgaactgaaaaacctttgtttctatgtagctaGGTCATAAGGACACTGGAAATTCAtgcattttgcttttttctcaAATAAACAGACAACCTGAGTACTAAAGCATGAATCATCTACGTGGAAAATTGATTTACAATGCAAATCAAGCCCACCTGACTCTAATATTCAAATGCTGCTAGAGAGCTTGATTAGCTGGATCAGACACGCACAGATGTCATGTCTCATGTGGACTACTGAAATTGTTCAGCTGCTTCCAATAAGTGCCATGCCCgctgaacacaaacaacacattcACATTGCGGTGTGTTTGCATCCTTTCCAATCTTTTCACATACCTTATAGCTGTGAAAAGCATGTCTACTTATAAGTTGGTAGGTTGCAGAGAGGGATGTAGTTGCAGGTTGatgtttatttgaataattatgtaGTCGATTTAACATGCAGTCCAAAAAGTCGAtccaaaaacagacaaatccaGTAGGGACAAAATAACAACAGAAGCAAAACCAAAACCACAACCTCAAGCAAAATAACAACTTGGAAATAACACTAGGATTTATcacgtgtttgtttgtttttgtgtttttgtgtgtgtgctttttgtgttttttttgtgtgtgctttttgtgttttgtgtgtgtgtgtgtgtgtgtgtgtgtgtgtgttttatgacaGTTGAGTGCAATCaggtggtggcttagtggttagcacgttcgcctcacacctccagggtcggggttcgattcccgcctccaccttgtgtgtgtggcgtttgcatgttctccccgtgcctcggggatttcctctgggtactctggtttcctcccctggtccaaagacatgcatggtaggttgattgggatctctggaaaattgtccctagtgaatgagtgtgtgtgtgtgtgtgtgccctgcgatgggttggcactccatccagggtgtatcctgccttgatgcccaatgacgcctgagtgaggctccccgtgacccgaggtagttcggataagcggtagaagatgaatgaatgaatgagtgcaATCAGGTTACAGAATGATTAGCAGCAGAGGATTCTGGAAGTTTGTGGTTTAAAGCCAATCTAATGATAACTGTATGTTTGGTAATTTAGCAATTtaagtattattataaataaaagcgTGTTACCTACTTTAGGTCACTGGTTACATTAGTTTGTTAAATTACCTTGCTAAgtcaagttttgtttttattaatattgtagCAATGattcacattaacacattaccTTAGCAATGATTCACATAAGATTGGCTTGCTGGTTGACAGCTACTCTGTACAAATCAAGGCTGCAATTATGTCAGTTCAGTTTTGCAGTTCAGTAAAAGTGTAAatcacaatttaatttaataatacaattttttttctcaatatcAGCAATGTACAGTATCAGTTCATATCACTTCTCTAATGTAATAAGGAAAACAAATATATGGAGGactttaaaatgtgtgtaaacagtCTGTCTGTAGACATTATATTTGAATATcaatgtgtgtgatttattaaaTCTGGGCCATAATCCAACTGTACTCAATGAACCAGGACAGTGCATGTCATTTCTACTGAGTTTGAGCTGACACTAAAGGTCACTTCCTGTTCTAGTGTACGGACAAGCCATATGGCGGGCTTTGTACTGAGCATCCAGCATGTAATATGCAAACAAAGCATATTAAATCTTTCAGTAAGGTATGAAACTACACCATGTTTTACCTGGGGTCATTCTGGCAGAATGGAGACAGAGGGCTAGAGCTAGGTCGCTTTGTGCTTTTATGTACACTTCAAACTTTTTAGTTTtaattgtataatatattttttgacTTTGCTGTGCAGGTGCTTCTGTACTTTATCATAGACCTGAGCATTAATAAACCATATGGAATGGCTGTCAAGTatattaattaatgtttgtttcatagcgggggggcacggtggcttagtggttagcacgttcacctcacacctccagggtcggggttcgattcccacctccgccttgtgtgtgtggagtttgcatgttctccccgtaccgggtactccggtttcctcccccggtccaaagacatgcatggtaggttgattggcatttctggaaaattgtccgtagtgtgtgattgtgtgagtgaatgagagtgtgtgtgtgccctgcgatgggttggcactccgtccagggtgtatcctgccttgatgcccgatgatgcctgagatgcctgagaagtgacccgaggtagttcggataagcggtagaagatgaatgaatgaatgaatgtctcgTAGCATATGCTCTGACTCAATGAcaggtgtgtttgtttctggtcACTTTTTAGAATGGTGTTTGATATGAAAATTTTGTTTGGGGAAGCAGTTTAAAATTATTCCAAATTGAAAGATTCAaaggtttgtctttttttcccttaaaaacaTATAACAAGAGTCTAAAAGCTTATAGAAAATGTCCTTTCTTTCTGTAATAATACTCAGATGAAACTAGACACTGCAGAATACACAGGTAAGGCTTTTTTATAGGACTGTTCTATTctcaacacactgaacaaaattgtaaaattgtaaagtGTATCATTACAGTGTCTAAATATTGAAAGATTTAAAGAGATGTTTATAACCCAGTTTTCGTGATTCCTATCCTCTCCTACAACATACAGGGTGAAGAAAGGTCAGGGCATTATTAATAGCCATGCTTTCACATTGTCAGCTTAGGAACAGAGATTACCCATCAAGCCATCATTTTGACAGAGCTGATTATTACAGAACACTATCAGTTACTGCTGCTCTATTCGGGGTCAGCTTACAAGGGCGACAGTGGCGATGTGTATAGATCATACACTCAGGGACATAAGGGACATTTCCTCAGATTGTGTGTACTCACAGCTACAGTACATTTCTGTTATGTATTTCTACTTCTTTAGTGGatgagatttaataataaagcagagggttcattcattcatatgtCATGTTTACATTTCACAACGTTGTGTTTCTGTTGATAGTTTTATAATCCGACCTTCGTCGGGAAACCATTACAAGATATgggcttattttatttttcttcatgatGTGCCAAAGTGGAGAGAAAATGCAATATCTGAAAGAACAAAAAGTGCATTCTACTTCAGAGAGACAATAAAACCCCAATGGACTCCATGAACAGCCAGTCTAGACCTATAAATCTAGAGTTTCTACAGATGAGTACTACTATACTATCTCTCTGCTTGCAAATGCAATTCATTTGATTTCACACAATCTATAAAAACAGGCTGGCTATTCCATTCTAACATAAATGAACAGATcataaaatgttctttatttttttacattttacatttactgctgTTCTCCTTAAGTGGGCATGTACACATCTTAAGGATTTATGTATCCTGGAGCATAAATCAAACAAATAGGATTagtgtcacagtgtgtttttCAAATCAGTCAACAACTACTTACTCAAGGCTAAGCACATTAAGGTTTAGTCCATCATGCTAACACAGGTAAATCTGGAATTTCCTTTTATCTCTTTTGCCTGTCCATCGTcattaaaatgatgtttttgcCAATGGATTAAAACGCATTGCAGTTTCCAGTCTCAAAATTGGATCAGTCTGAAATTTTGGATGATGCAAATGCATATTTATCAACAGTGACCGATGATTATCATGTAATCTCAACAATTTCTATATGCCAGAAGTTACTGTGATCCCATTTTCGGTATTAGGTTCATAATTTCATGTTTAACAGCTTCATATAATCTGTATAAGTAATATTGGTAAATTCCTGGCAAATGTGAGCATTTGTGAACATAGACATGAGAAATAAAGTTAGGTTTTTACACTTAAGCCCTCCTGttttgtcttatgtagctctgtgtcttgtctctgtgttcctggaggaacgttgttgTACTTCCCTGTTTTCTGCTTCAGCTCCATATGGTCTAAATGGCAatgaaagcttcttgacttgctTAAAGTTGTTGTGTGTTACACATTGTTGGATCATACAAGCAGCATCGTGTTGTTCATGTTGTCAAAACAAGCGGAAATGGGGGAAATTAAATGAGTCAGATATCCATTTTGCAAACCCAGCATGCtgttttctatctttctttttactTATTGTAGCCACAGATGCTTTTGGGGAAACAGACCTGAAACTGCTGAAACACAACAATAGCCCTTTCAAATTTCCTCATGTTAATGTGCACTGGAACTCATTAAATATGGGTTTCATTCAATCTTGAATCTGAGGAAAATATGTTTTGCCATTTCAACTGAAAGACTGTAGAAAGGCCTAATCACTAGAACAAAATTATCACcaattatatttacaaaagtGGATTTTTAAAGCTGGAGAGTTTCATTATTTTCGTACAGAATAACTCAACGGGTTGTCAATCACACAGTTTCATTCAAGaacaaaaatgcatttctaTTTTTGGCTTTAACAACAGATGTctattacatgttttttttttatataaatcacaGTCTTGAAGCTGATGGTCAGTTGCTGCTACAGGTGACAGTTATGAAACCACACATGCATGTTTAATAAGTGCTGGCATTATGGGAAATAATTGACATTAAGTCTAATATTGTAATCGTGTAAGTTAACATTCAGTCATACACACATAGCTTGAGCTCATTCTCTGATGACTGAATGTTCATATCATAAGTCTTTgtcatttgaattattttaaataagtaatgataataattattaatccaTCTTGTTTGCATTCTTATAATTGGTAGAACattttgagaaataaataaatactatatacttttttattattatttaatccaATCGATATTCAGTCCAATTGATTTGTATCATTATGCAGTGATGaatattgattttaaaaaaatacttattttaatcagaggaaaaaatgacaaactaTAAGGGTTTAGAGCCTAAATGGCAAATACTAAAGAGTTCAAGaaagcattttattaaaatatcctTAGCCTAATTGACTCAATTACTGGCCTTAAACTTTATAATGAGTCCTATTGAATAACTGTATAAGTATCTCCTACAAGGAAATGATTTGTAGTTCtttactcacatacacagactaTGCTACAAATACTGTAACAGGCAGGTCAAGCACATCAGTTGGAACTGGAGTATAAGGACATGAGGACTGGAATTTCTGGAAACTTCTGCACAAGAAATAGAATTAAGAACTTATTTATAAAACTTACATCCTGCATACACTAGTTGACATATAAATGCACTATACAGTGAGGGGCAAAGCTTCACAATAATGCTTATAGCAGTGAACAGAGCTAATGAACTTCAGAGTGCTGCTAAACTTCCGTATTCTCTGAAAGAGGGTCAGAGGGTTTTTGCCACCCTACTGTGATTTCATTATCATTAACCCAGTGTCAGGAGGCTGATTTTGGTCAATGATTTGCCCTCTGGCTTGTCCTGCATCTGTAATGACCTCTCTACTCGTGACTGTGATCTTTGAGGAAAGACTTCCATTAGTAAACAGATGGAGACTAGCATATGATATGTCTCTTCTACACTCAGATAGTAGAATTATGATAGCAAAGTAGCATTTTTTTTAGGAAGCCATTACACAATGTTGATGCTTATCTACAAAATTACTAAATCGGAGTTCATTTTTGATGGTAGTGAGCACCAGAAATTATGGAAGACACATTTATTTAGGGTGagatgaaattaaaaaacatgtgTTAGTGgtataaaagagataaaatataaaataactaGAGATGGTCATGTTTCCTAAATAATCTATGACCTTGTTAGAATAAGGATTCTCAGTCAGGCCACATTTGAGCACAGAGACAGAAGTACCTTGATGCAGCCAGTACAAGATATACCTaatgatgtggtagcctagtggttaaggtgttgggctaccttacctgggcccataaccctcaattgctcagttgtataaaaaaaaaagagataaaatgtaagtcgctctggataagggcgtctgctaaatgctgtaaatgtaataaattacatCCTCAAATTCAgctgagaaaatattttttctaatgTTGTGGAAAGGATACTCAGTGTTTAACTCCAATTCACCAATGGCTTACTGTACTCAGAGTTTAACTCCAATGCACCAATGACTTACTCAGTGTTTAACACCAATCCACCAGTGGCTTACACAGTGTCTAACACTAATGCACCAGTGGCTTACACAGTGTCTAACACTAATGCACCAGTGGCTTACACAGTGTCTAACACTAATGCACCAGTGGCTTACACAGTGTCTAACACTAATGCACCAGTGGCTTACACAGTGTCTAACACCAATGCACCAGTGGCTTACACAGTGTCTAACACTAATGCACCAGTGGCTTACACAGTGTCTAACACTAATGCACCAGTGGCTTACACAGTGACTAACACTAATGCACCAGTGGCTTACTCATTGTTTAACACCAATGCACCGGTGGCTTACTCAGTGTTAAACATTAATGCACCAGTGGCTTACTCAGTGTATAAAACCAATGCACCAGTGGCTTACTAGTGTCTAAAACTAATGCACCAGTGGCTTACTCAGTGTTTAACACCAATTCACCAAAGGCATGACCAATGTTTAAGACCAGTGCACCAGTGTTATAGCCTTTGCATAACACCAATTAACCACTGGCTTAACCAATACTTAACAACAAAGCACCAGTGGAGTTGCCAATACGTAACACCAATTCACCAGTGGTAGAGAAAGTGCATAATATCAATTCACATGAGGGACAGTTACAATGTAATATCAATGCACATGAGATAAGCCAATAATTTATTTCAAGGAAGGATGAAACAGCttaattgaattaataaatgagACATGCTCATACATTTAATCCAACACACCAGTGCACAAGTGGTGTTCCTAGTGTTTAACATCAAAGCATCAGACTTGTAGCTAGCATGTAGCATCATTGCACCAGTGGCTTAACCAGTGCTTAATACCAGTGAATCAGTGGCTTAGCCAATATTTAACGCCAAAGAAATGGAGTAGCCAGTGAATAACATTAATTGACCAGTACTTAACACCAATGCCCCAAAGGAGTAGTTATAATGTAATGCAATGCACTTTAGGCAAAGCTGGA contains:
- the LOC132857027 gene encoding kyphoscoliosis peptidase-like is translated as MSADLKISNNLQELCQATCNANQMCRENEDNNNNINNTSIAGEPLLLPSMVTQSQEQEHRSEKSFKTQGKEDETNDPRGDLCNTVFSTKISNNKNQTEKATLKHAVSTKSSVFEKWAAMDKANQRPLAKRQLSDISQTSTSRAVKKTLVKEKDPTREKVPSIATQQDTKNDHMILNQRGCRRKLQKELISNLEDFYRVDSHAIGASQELKSKKIFSVQTIARTITKGTSTDLERLRAIWIWLCHSIEYDLNGYLGLTEKASSPEQVIETGRGVCCGFSSVCLQLCKEVGIECREVGGHGKGVGYKLGQSYQNTKSNHMWNAVRLEDHWYLLDACWGAGRVDMNTKAFIKRYNEFYFLTDPEDFISSHWPDEEEWQLLDIPIKLEEFEKSVLKTSEFYKLGLTLIYPKQYLLITEDGEAFISMTFSQPVDFTYEISQKHNGEHKELSTSMGLLTVTQNSMKLQLMPATSGTFEIMLFARPGHTSEKYTWVCSFLLECSVPKASEYRPENPYLYWGMTQDAEDLGLKPCSGSEAILIKSGSYELMLHTSRPLMMLCEISHKDLDDTLAKRCVVTQIEADKLTCSVLCPYTGFYRLSIFVKDYKSDWNRFQNVGNFLLHCIANPINLNQLFPPDLSYFCGPGIRSDEAGLSKFSHTAPIVNTQQGKCNITFQNPQNLDLLAILIHSKEQSGHPLSQHVFFTHNGSKVTLSVVLPKPGVYKLSLYGKTPSSQEFNLLCDFILQNSSESTWPPFPYTYTAWRKGSVLFEPRSGLLEPLCWVQFRVRVPGARRVIVLGEQQVDLQINKSHIWEGEVFTGKMEQIKLAASQEETSDQIEILMCFDVLKTQNEM